One Stenotrophomonas maltophilia R551-3 genomic window, GCCAAGCGCGGCTCGTGCGCGGCGATGTCCGCCTGCCAGCCGGCGTGCACCGACAACCAGACCAGCGTATGGCGGGGCAGCCGCTCAGGCATCGCCCTGGCTCACGGCTGCAGCCACGCTTGCGGATAGTGTGCGCCCACCACGTTCGGCACCCCGCGTGGCGCGGCAGTCGCCTTCGGCGGGCGTGCGCAGGGCCTGCAGCAGGTGCGTGGCCAGATCGCCATCCCATAGCGATTCCACCGCACCCATTGCCACGTAGTTCTCCACGCCCGGCGCGAACACTGGCGAGGTCTGGCTGAGTGCCTGCAGTTTCTCCAGCGGCTGCTTGGTCACCCTTGCCATCGCGCGCAGGTCCATTACCCGCACCTGCGCATCGGGCAGGGCGTGGATGTGGTCGGCCATCAGACCGAATGAGAGGAAGCCGCCGCTGACCGACTCGCCATAGACCAGGGCCACCAGCCGCGCACCGCGTCGGCGTGCCAGATCCAGCGTCTGCGCCAAGTGAGCGAAGTAGCCGTTGATGCCAAGCAGTTCGTCACGGCGTGCCAGGCGTTGGCCGGCGGTGTCGACCAGCATCACGATCGGTCGTTGCGGATGCGCGGCGGTGCTGGCCAGCACGGTTTCGGCCAGTGCCAATGCGTGGTCCACGCCCACTTCAAGCTTGTCGGCGGTACCGATCACGGTCACCTCGCCATCCTCGGTGGTGGCGCTGCCGGTCAGCACCGAATCGTTCACCGCAATGGCGTGGCCACGCGGAAACAGGGCATCAAGCAGCGCGTGCAGCGGCAGGCTCATGGCAGGCTCCGGTCGGCGGTGGCGACGAGGAAGTCGTTGGTGTCCAGCAGCGGCAGCCGCTCGGGTTCGGCGATGCCCTGGAGGGACCAGATCTCAAGACCATCGCGGCATCCGCCCCAGGCCTGCACGCGTGCCTTCAACGCGGCATGGTGGGCCTGCAGCGCACTCAATGCCGCATCGGCATCGGTGCTGGCCGTGTGCGGCTGCAGTGCATCGAACGCTGCCTGCGCGAACGCCTCGATGGCATCGGGCACCAGTACCTGCGCCTGGTCGATCAGGTAGCGGTGCTTGCCACCGGTCACCCGCCAGACCAGCGCGCGGTCGCGGGAATCGAATTCCTCCACGCCGCGAACGGTTTCAATCACTTCCGGCCCGGACAGTGACAGCCGGCCTTCCTCGGACATGATCACGGTGCTGCAGCAGCGGGCGACGATGCCCATGCCACCGAACGCGCCATTGCCGCTGCCGATCAGTGCCACCACCGGCACGCCTGCAGCGCGCGCATCCAGCGTGGCGCGCATGATCTCGGAAATGGCAATCAATCCCGCGTTGGCCTCGTGCAGGCGTACGCCGCCGGTATCGAGCAGCAGCAACACGCCGTCGGGCCGGGTCGCCGCCGCACGGCGCAGCAGGCCGGTCAGCTTTGCACCGTGCACTTCGCCGACGCCGCCGCCCATGAATTCACCCTGCTGCGCGGCCAGCAGCACGCGCTTGCCGCGCAGCGTGGCTTCACCGACGACGATGCCGTCGTCGAACGCCGCCGGCTGGTCCAGCTGCGCCAGATGCGGGCTCATCATCCGTCGCGCAGGGCCCAGGAATTCCTGGAACGAACCGGCATCGACCAGGCCGGCGATACGCTCGCGTGCGTCGGCTTCGTAGTAGCTGTGACGCTGTACGCGGTTCATGGCGTGCCTCCGCCCAGCAGCGTTTCCACTGCCTGGTCAAGGCGCAGGCTGACCACCG contains:
- the mdcE gene encoding biotin-independent malonate decarboxylase subunit gamma → MPLHALLDALFPRGHAIAVNDSVLTGSATTEDGEVTVIGTADKLEVGVDHALALAETVLASTAAHPQRPIVMLVDTAGQRLARRDELLGINGYFAHLAQTLDLARRRGARLVALVYGESVSGGFLSFGLMADHIHALPDAQVRVMDLRAMARVTKQPLEKLQALSQTSPVFAPGVENYVAMGAVESLWDGDLATHLLQALRTPAEGDCRATRGAERGGRTLSASVAAAVSQGDA
- a CDS encoding biotin-independent malonate decarboxylase subunit beta — translated: MNRVQRHSYYEADARERIAGLVDAGSFQEFLGPARRMMSPHLAQLDQPAAFDDGIVVGEATLRGKRVLLAAQQGEFMGGGVGEVHGAKLTGLLRRAAATRPDGVLLLLDTGGVRLHEANAGLIAISEIMRATLDARAAGVPVVALIGSGNGAFGGMGIVARCCSTVIMSEEGRLSLSGPEVIETVRGVEEFDSRDRALVWRVTGGKHRYLIDQAQVLVPDAIEAFAQAAFDALQPHTASTDADAALSALQAHHAALKARVQAWGGCRDGLEIWSLQGIAEPERLPLLDTNDFLVATADRSLP